One Pseudonocardia abyssalis DNA segment encodes these proteins:
- a CDS encoding SDR family oxidoreductase — protein MIPPERRRAFYEMQSRTNTLGRPGTPEDVAPVIAFLCSAESAYLTGQTLTVTGTPGTSVG, from the coding sequence TTGATCCCGCCCGAGCGCCGCCGGGCCTTCTACGAGATGCAGTCCCGCACGAACACCCTGGGCAGGCCGGGCACCCCCGAGGACGTCGCGCCGGTGATCGCGTTCCTGTGCAGTGCGGAGAGCGCCTACCTGACCGGCCAGACCCTCACGGTCACCGGCACCCCGGGGACGTCGGTGGGATGA
- a CDS encoding enoyl-CoA hydratase/isomerase family protein codes for MSERVVLVDRPEPGVAVITLNRPAVRNAVGWQSWEELGPAVAEVAADDGCRAVVLTGSGGSFCAGGDVKSSPSRGTGLGAPAARLLVGQRVLEDLLRLPKPVLAAVEGPAMGIGWSLALACDVVVAARDAVFGAPFVLRGLVPDGGAAWFLTRALGRQRALALLLTGGRMTAAEAAAAGLVAHQASPGAALTDAVAMAVAMARGPAEALRLTKGMVRAADDLPLERFLEVEWLSATLDITGPDAAEGRASFVEKREPDFSAVRESPL; via the coding sequence ATGAGCGAGCGGGTCGTGCTGGTCGACCGACCGGAGCCGGGCGTCGCGGTGATCACCCTGAACCGGCCGGCCGTGCGCAACGCGGTCGGATGGCAGTCGTGGGAGGAGCTGGGGCCCGCGGTGGCCGAGGTGGCGGCCGACGACGGCTGCCGCGCGGTGGTGCTCACCGGATCGGGCGGGTCGTTCTGCGCCGGCGGGGACGTCAAGTCCTCCCCGTCGCGCGGCACCGGGCTCGGGGCGCCCGCGGCGCGGCTGCTCGTCGGGCAGCGGGTGCTGGAGGACCTGCTCCGGCTGCCCAAACCGGTGCTCGCCGCCGTCGAGGGCCCGGCCATGGGCATCGGCTGGAGCCTGGCGCTGGCCTGTGACGTCGTCGTCGCGGCCAGGGACGCGGTGTTCGGCGCGCCGTTCGTGCTGCGCGGGCTGGTGCCCGACGGCGGTGCGGCCTGGTTCCTGACCCGGGCGCTCGGCCGCCAACGGGCGTTGGCCCTGCTGCTCACCGGCGGCCGGATGACCGCGGCGGAGGCCGCCGCGGCGGGCCTCGTCGCGCACCAGGCGTCGCCGGGTGCCGCGCTCACCGACGCCGTCGCGATGGCCGTGGCCATGGCCCGCGGGCCGGCCGAGGCGCTGCGCCTGACCAAGGGGATGGTCCGCGCCGCCGACGACCTGCCGCTGGAGCGCTTCCTCGAGGTCGAGTGGCTCTCGGCGACGCTCGACATCACCGGTCCCGACGCCGCGGAGGGTCGCGCGTCCTTCGTCGAGAAGCGCGAACCCGACTTCTCCGCCGTCCGCGAGAGCCCGCTGTAG
- a CDS encoding acyl-CoA dehydrogenase family protein: MAALRERLTPEQTDFVKAVDAFCERECPPHKLREITAGGTVAHDDTLYRKLAATGWLGLTIPEEYGGSGGELSDVALLTERLSYHRLPVTGYLTTVITAQALIRFGTEEQKQRVLPGVARGDVLSIAITEPDTGSDAAAVRTHARRDGDGWRINGEKIYTSNANHARWVLVVTRTNPDASKHRGISLFLVPMDRVDVTKLDMLGHIDTTITRYADVRATDADIVGGIDSGWQALVQGLNSERMIIGAEAVGVGQRAFDDVLRYVKDRHQFGQPIGRFQALQHGLAETATKLLAARLLVRHVAELLDEGDPAPAEASMAKLFATETAKEAALQGMQFMGGMGYSMESDMQSYVRDSLVMTIFGGTSQIQKNIIAGQLGLND; this comes from the coding sequence ATGGCAGCCCTTCGGGAGCGGCTCACCCCGGAACAGACCGACTTCGTCAAGGCGGTGGATGCATTCTGCGAGCGGGAGTGCCCGCCGCACAAGCTGCGCGAGATCACCGCGGGCGGCACCGTCGCGCACGACGACACGCTCTACCGGAAGCTGGCCGCCACCGGTTGGCTCGGGTTGACCATCCCCGAGGAGTACGGCGGCTCGGGCGGCGAGCTGTCCGACGTCGCGCTGCTCACCGAACGCCTGTCCTACCATCGCCTGCCGGTCACCGGGTACCTCACCACGGTCATCACCGCCCAGGCGCTGATCAGGTTCGGTACCGAGGAGCAGAAGCAGCGCGTGCTCCCCGGGGTGGCCCGGGGTGACGTGCTGTCCATCGCGATCACCGAGCCGGACACCGGATCGGACGCCGCGGCGGTGCGCACGCACGCCCGCCGCGACGGCGACGGCTGGCGGATCAACGGCGAGAAGATCTACACCAGCAACGCCAACCACGCGCGCTGGGTCCTGGTGGTCACGCGCACCAACCCGGACGCGTCCAAGCACCGCGGCATCTCGCTGTTCCTGGTGCCGATGGACCGGGTCGACGTGACCAAGCTGGACATGCTCGGGCACATCGACACCACCATCACCCGCTACGCGGACGTCCGGGCCACCGACGCCGACATCGTCGGCGGGATCGACTCGGGGTGGCAGGCGCTGGTCCAGGGGCTCAACAGCGAGCGGATGATCATCGGTGCGGAGGCGGTCGGGGTCGGCCAGCGCGCGTTCGACGACGTGCTGCGCTATGTGAAGGACCGCCACCAGTTCGGGCAGCCGATCGGCCGGTTCCAGGCGCTGCAGCACGGGCTCGCCGAGACGGCCACCAAGCTGCTCGCCGCGCGGCTGCTGGTCCGGCACGTCGCCGAACTGCTCGACGAGGGCGACCCGGCCCCGGCCGAGGCCTCGATGGCGAAGCTGTTCGCCACCGAGACGGCCAAGGAAGCCGCCCTGCAGGGCATGCAGTTCATGGGCGGGATGGGCTACAGCATGGAGAGCGACATGCAGTCCTACGTCCGCGACAGCCTCGTCATGACCATCTTCGGCGGCACGTCGCAGATCCAGAAGAACATCATCGCCGGGCAGCTCGGCCTCAACGACTGA
- a CDS encoding acyl-CoA dehydrogenase family protein, producing the protein MDFDQDEDHDALRRGVRELIARYDDAYWSACDAEHRFPTEFYRTLADGGWLGVAIPEEYGGAGLGITEAALLLQEVASSGAAMNGCSAIHLTLFGMNPLVKHGSAELRRELLPRVVSGDLHVSFAVTEPDAGTDTSRITTRARRDGDGYVVDGRKVWITKAQQAEYLLLLTRTTPLEDCAKRTDGMTLFMAPMDRSAIDVREIPKMGRNAVNSNELFIDGLRVPEACRIGEEGQGFRYLLDGLNPERILLAHESVGIGRSAVDRAVTYARQRVVFDRPIGQNQGIAFPLAEATMRLDAAELVARKAAWLYDRGRPCAREANSAKYLAADAAFFAADRAVQTHGGFGYAVEYHVERYFREARLMRIAPISQEMVLNYVSEHVLGLPRSY; encoded by the coding sequence ATGGATTTCGACCAGGACGAGGATCACGACGCACTGCGCAGGGGCGTGCGCGAGCTGATCGCCCGCTACGACGACGCGTACTGGTCGGCGTGCGACGCCGAGCACCGCTTCCCGACCGAGTTCTACCGGACACTCGCCGACGGCGGCTGGCTCGGCGTGGCGATCCCGGAGGAGTACGGCGGCGCCGGGCTGGGCATCACCGAGGCGGCGCTGCTGCTGCAGGAGGTCGCCTCCTCGGGTGCGGCGATGAACGGCTGCAGCGCCATCCACCTCACGCTGTTCGGAATGAACCCGCTGGTCAAGCACGGGTCCGCGGAGCTGCGCCGGGAGCTGCTCCCCCGGGTCGTGTCCGGCGACCTGCACGTGTCCTTCGCGGTCACCGAGCCCGACGCCGGCACCGACACCAGCCGCATCACGACCCGCGCCCGCCGCGACGGCGACGGTTACGTCGTGGACGGGCGCAAGGTCTGGATCACCAAGGCCCAGCAGGCGGAGTACCTGCTGCTGCTGACCCGCACCACCCCGTTGGAGGACTGCGCCAAGCGCACCGACGGGATGACGCTGTTTATGGCACCGATGGACCGCTCTGCCATCGACGTCCGCGAGATCCCCAAGATGGGCCGCAACGCGGTCAACTCCAACGAGCTGTTCATCGACGGGCTGCGGGTGCCCGAGGCGTGTCGCATCGGGGAGGAGGGCCAGGGCTTTCGCTACCTGCTCGACGGTCTCAACCCCGAGCGCATCCTGCTCGCCCACGAGTCGGTCGGCATCGGCCGTTCGGCGGTGGACCGGGCCGTGACCTACGCCAGGCAGCGGGTGGTGTTCGACCGGCCGATCGGGCAGAACCAGGGCATCGCGTTCCCGCTCGCCGAGGCGACGATGCGGCTGGACGCGGCCGAGCTGGTGGCGCGCAAGGCGGCGTGGCTCTACGACCGCGGCCGGCCCTGTGCCCGCGAGGCCAACTCGGCGAAGTACCTGGCGGCCGACGCGGCGTTCTTCGCCGCCGACCGGGCGGTGCAGACGCACGGCGGGTTCGGCTACGCCGTCGAATACCACGTGGAGCGCTACTTCCGGGAGGCGCGGCTGATGCGGATCGCGCCGATCTCCCAGGAGATGGTGCTCAACTACGTGAGCGAGCACGTCCTCGGCCTGCCCCGGTCCTACTAG
- a CDS encoding acetyl-CoA hydrolase/transferase family protein codes for MIDLREFVRPGDTVAWGQAGAEPRALIGALLLQAAGLGGVTAFVGMTFDDRLAAAPGVALRSYGALGVLSGGPVEVLRCHMSSLPGLIRSGRQPVDVAFCQVSPADADGYHGLGVSVDYLMAAVGTARVVLAEVDPSVPVTHGPGRVHGSVFAATVTTDRGPTPVPDRPGGEIEARIAAHVAALVPDGAVLQLGVGGLATAVAGALRGHRGLRVHSGLVGDWLVDLDECGALVTGDGPPAVVAGTALGTDRLYRHLDRNPRVEMRPVEQIHPPAVTAAIPGFVAVNQALQVDLDGQVGAESVAGRYLGAVGGQVDFLRGAAMSAGGLGIVAVPSVTTRGASRIVERLDGPVTTSATDVGWVVTEHGAVDLRGLSRGERARALRTVADPSHRPHLGGVVSTHCPTTATTS; via the coding sequence GTGATCGACCTGCGGGAGTTCGTCCGTCCCGGGGACACCGTGGCCTGGGGGCAGGCGGGCGCCGAGCCGCGGGCGTTGATCGGTGCGCTGCTGCTCCAGGCAGCGGGGCTGGGCGGGGTCACCGCGTTCGTGGGGATGACCTTCGACGACCGGCTCGCCGCGGCGCCCGGCGTGGCACTGCGCTCCTACGGCGCCCTCGGCGTGCTCTCGGGCGGGCCGGTGGAGGTGCTGCGCTGCCACATGTCGTCGCTCCCCGGACTCATCCGGTCCGGCCGCCAGCCGGTGGACGTGGCGTTCTGCCAGGTCTCACCGGCCGACGCGGACGGTTACCACGGTCTCGGGGTGAGCGTGGACTACCTCATGGCGGCGGTCGGGACCGCGCGGGTGGTGCTGGCCGAGGTCGACCCGTCGGTGCCGGTGACGCACGGGCCGGGTCGGGTGCACGGCTCGGTGTTCGCCGCCACGGTGACCACGGACCGCGGGCCGACGCCGGTCCCCGATCGGCCGGGAGGCGAGATCGAGGCCCGGATCGCCGCGCACGTCGCGGCGCTGGTGCCGGACGGGGCGGTGCTGCAGCTGGGCGTCGGCGGGCTGGCCACCGCGGTCGCGGGCGCGTTGCGGGGCCACCGCGGGCTGCGCGTGCACAGCGGGCTGGTCGGGGACTGGCTGGTCGATCTGGACGAGTGCGGGGCGCTGGTCACCGGCGACGGGCCGCCGGCCGTCGTGGCGGGCACGGCGCTGGGCACCGACCGGCTCTACCGCCACCTCGACCGCAACCCCCGCGTCGAGATGCGCCCGGTCGAGCAGATCCACCCGCCCGCGGTCACCGCCGCGATACCCGGGTTCGTCGCGGTGAACCAGGCGCTGCAGGTCGACCTCGACGGGCAGGTCGGCGCCGAGTCGGTGGCCGGCCGGTACCTCGGGGCGGTCGGCGGCCAGGTCGACTTCCTGCGCGGAGCCGCGATGTCGGCGGGCGGGCTCGGGATCGTGGCCGTGCCGTCGGTGACCACCCGCGGCGCGTCCCGGATCGTCGAGCGGCTCGACGGCCCCGTCACCACGTCGGCCACGGACGTCGGGTGGGTGGTCACCGAGCACGGTGCCGTCGACCTGCGCGGCCTCAGCCGCGGCGAACGGGCCCGCGCCCTGCGTACCGTCGCCGACCCGTCCCACCGGCCCCACCTCGGTGGGGTGGTGTCCACCCATTGCCCCACCACGGCCACTACCTCATAA
- a CDS encoding acyl-CoA dehydrogenase family protein, whose amino-acid sequence MTTPLDQLTDAQADLVARARTIAQNELRPRAAEWDRRAEFPEEQFDLLRRAGLTGLTVPVEYGGQGLGTFEACLVLEELSAGCLASAMTIQMQVNGPPRVIARIGTDKQRKEYLPRVADGSVCFSIAMTEPQAGSDGTALQTTLSPNGDGFLLNGEKCHITGALRSDAFLVFCRAPDTAGPDGIGAVLIDRDVEGLAPIETEPKMGGRAIAEGIMRFTDVPVRADQVVLEPRKGSRDGARFLIRQFNPERCGNAAMSLGLARSALDDAVAYVKQREQFGRPIVEFQGLQWKIADMATAIDAARLLLWRAARTDVEGFPGIRETAMAKLAANEAALMVTTEALQLLGHKGYLTRYPMERYVRDAFGLGIGGGTTAVLRNMIAGEVTGVRVSQRKS is encoded by the coding sequence ATGACCACCCCGCTCGACCAGCTGACCGACGCCCAGGCCGACCTGGTCGCCCGTGCCCGCACGATCGCCCAGAACGAGCTGCGACCCCGCGCCGCGGAGTGGGACCGGCGCGCGGAGTTCCCCGAGGAGCAGTTCGACCTCCTGCGCAGGGCCGGCCTGACCGGGCTCACGGTCCCCGTCGAGTACGGCGGCCAGGGCCTGGGGACCTTCGAGGCCTGCCTGGTGCTGGAGGAACTGTCCGCGGGCTGCCTGGCCAGCGCGATGACGATCCAGATGCAGGTGAACGGGCCGCCCCGGGTGATCGCCCGGATCGGCACCGACAAGCAGCGCAAGGAGTACCTGCCACGGGTCGCGGACGGTTCGGTGTGCTTCTCGATCGCCATGACCGAGCCCCAGGCCGGCTCCGACGGCACCGCCCTGCAGACCACGCTCAGCCCGAACGGCGACGGGTTCCTGCTCAACGGCGAGAAGTGCCACATCACCGGTGCGCTGCGTTCGGATGCCTTCCTCGTCTTCTGCCGGGCGCCGGACACCGCCGGCCCCGACGGCATCGGCGCGGTCCTGATCGACCGCGACGTGGAGGGCCTCGCCCCGATCGAGACCGAGCCCAAGATGGGCGGCCGCGCCATCGCCGAGGGCATCATGCGCTTCACCGACGTCCCGGTGCGCGCCGACCAGGTCGTGCTCGAACCGAGGAAGGGCTCCCGGGACGGGGCCAGGTTCCTCATCCGCCAGTTCAACCCGGAACGCTGCGGCAACGCGGCGATGTCGCTGGGCCTCGCCCGCAGCGCGCTGGACGACGCGGTCGCCTACGTCAAGCAGCGCGAGCAGTTCGGCCGCCCCATCGTGGAGTTCCAGGGCCTGCAGTGGAAGATCGCCGACATGGCCACCGCCATCGACGCGGCCCGGCTGCTGCTCTGGCGCGCGGCCCGCACCGACGTCGAGGGCTTCCCCGGCATCCGGGAGACCGCGATGGCGAAGCTCGCCGCGAACGAGGCGGCCCTCATGGTCACCACCGAGGCGCTGCAACTGCTCGGTCACAAGGGCTACCTCACCCGGTACCCGATGGAACGCTACGTGCGCGACGCGTTCGGCCTGGGCATCGGCGGCGGCACCACCGCGGTCCTGCGCAACATGATCGCGGGCGAGGTCACCGGCGTGCGCGTCAGCCAGCGGAAGTCCTGA
- a CDS encoding acyl-CoA dehydrogenase family protein, with protein sequence MDLALSAEAAFYREELRSWVEEHLPAQWRDVPVGTGDDAAYVAMRREWGRMLHRGGWLAPHWPVAHGGRGLGVDAQLAFLDVLVAAGAPEQMNTNGMGIFAPALMAFGTEAQQDRYLGPMLAHDDIWCQGFSEPGAGSDLAGLATRAVPDGDRFVVSGQKVWTSYALFAQRCYLMVRVAGVPDGVTMVVLHLDRPGVTVRPLRNITGTSEFCEVFLDEVTVDADDVVGGIGDGWRVATYALARERSTGLAQRALQLSRELVLMNARLHRDGHADDVLVEAFVRSRAVDSTVRRVLATTADGGEPGMLAPVAKLLWSEGHQAQLATLVEAAGPELTGAGDGWSDWLRALLFSRAETIYGGTSEIQRNLIAKSLGLPSDRG encoded by the coding sequence ATGGACCTGGCGCTGTCCGCCGAGGCGGCATTCTACCGCGAGGAGCTGCGGTCGTGGGTCGAGGAGCACCTGCCGGCGCAGTGGCGTGACGTGCCCGTCGGCACCGGCGACGACGCGGCGTACGTCGCGATGCGCCGCGAGTGGGGGCGCATGCTGCACCGCGGCGGCTGGCTGGCGCCGCACTGGCCGGTCGCCCACGGCGGGCGCGGGCTCGGCGTCGACGCCCAGCTGGCGTTCCTCGACGTGCTGGTCGCGGCGGGTGCCCCCGAGCAGATGAACACCAACGGGATGGGCATCTTCGCGCCGGCCCTGATGGCGTTCGGCACCGAGGCTCAGCAGGACCGCTACCTCGGCCCGATGCTGGCCCACGACGACATCTGGTGCCAGGGCTTCTCCGAGCCCGGGGCCGGGTCCGACCTGGCCGGGCTGGCCACCCGGGCGGTTCCCGACGGCGACCGGTTCGTCGTCTCCGGGCAGAAGGTGTGGACCTCCTACGCCCTGTTCGCGCAGCGCTGCTACCTCATGGTCCGGGTCGCCGGGGTGCCGGACGGCGTCACGATGGTGGTGCTGCACCTGGACCGGCCGGGAGTCACCGTCCGGCCGCTGCGGAACATCACCGGTACCAGCGAGTTCTGCGAGGTCTTCCTCGACGAGGTCACGGTCGACGCCGACGACGTCGTGGGCGGGATCGGCGACGGGTGGCGGGTGGCCACGTACGCGCTCGCCCGGGAGCGTTCGACCGGGCTGGCCCAGCGGGCCCTGCAACTGTCCCGCGAGCTGGTGCTGATGAACGCCCGGCTGCACCGCGACGGCCACGCCGACGACGTCCTGGTCGAGGCGTTCGTGCGCAGCCGCGCGGTGGACAGCACCGTGCGCCGGGTCCTCGCGACGACCGCCGACGGGGGTGAGCCGGGGATGCTCGCACCGGTGGCCAAGCTGCTGTGGAGCGAGGGCCACCAGGCCCAGCTCGCCACCCTGGTCGAGGCGGCGGGCCCGGAGCTCACCGGCGCCGGGGACGGCTGGTCGGACTGGCTGCGGGCGCTGCTGTTCAGCCGGGCGGAGACGATCTACGGCGGTACGTCGGAGATCCAGCGCAACCTGATCGCGAAGTCGCTCGGGCTACCGAGCGACCGCGGCTGA
- a CDS encoding class I adenylate-forming enzyme family protein, with amino-acid sequence MTDELSDRLDELAARDDTWVTREVLQRYVDQGAWTEQSFVHDLERHAAERPDSLAIIDEDGRRTSYGEYEQRTRRLASSLLGLGLRPGDRLAMQLPNSSEFCLTLMACARVRIIPVFLHVVYDEHDLDYVLNLTEARALVVPASFNGRDFVPLARTMCERIAVLEHIVVVGGDGGDGLLSFEDMAAAQPAQDIEALRPTGADPFFIMFTSGTTGRPKAELHTHANNLFWIQSFEQGQQFPRDAQWIIVTPIAHLTGLGLGVLSALRRGAAFTLLTGWDVGRCVELLERDKPTYLLGAAPMLIDLARFPDLGSREVRSLRGICYAGAPCPAETLNALNAQLGAEIAAFYGYTEAGVTFMTRPGDPISVTSRSIGSVLDGVEMRLVDDEGDDVEPPGEGELWSRGPNFVVGYYGQPETTARMFDADGWFRSADIVRIDTDGYGYFVSRRDDLINRGGYKIDPREIEELLYTHPRVGQAAVVAMPDERLGQRAAVFVVPATPGDEVALADLTTFLEEKGLSRTKWPEAVELVESFPMTSTGKFMRYSLRERAEQLRPQR; translated from the coding sequence ATGACCGACGAGCTCAGCGACCGACTCGACGAGCTGGCCGCCCGCGACGACACCTGGGTCACCCGCGAGGTGCTGCAGCGCTACGTCGACCAGGGCGCCTGGACCGAGCAGAGTTTCGTGCACGACCTCGAGCGGCACGCGGCCGAGCGGCCGGACTCCCTGGCGATCATCGACGAGGATGGCCGGCGCACCAGCTACGGCGAGTACGAGCAGCGGACCCGGCGGTTGGCGAGCTCGCTGCTGGGTCTCGGCCTGCGGCCCGGCGACCGGCTCGCGATGCAGCTGCCGAATTCGAGCGAGTTCTGCCTGACGTTGATGGCCTGTGCCCGGGTCCGGATCATCCCGGTGTTCCTGCACGTCGTCTACGACGAGCACGACCTCGACTACGTGCTGAACCTGACGGAGGCCCGCGCGCTGGTCGTCCCCGCCTCGTTCAACGGGCGCGACTTCGTCCCGCTGGCCCGCACGATGTGCGAGCGGATCGCCGTGCTGGAGCACATCGTGGTGGTCGGCGGTGACGGCGGCGACGGGCTGCTCTCCTTCGAGGACATGGCCGCGGCGCAGCCGGCGCAGGACATCGAAGCACTGCGCCCCACCGGCGCCGACCCGTTCTTCATCATGTTCACCTCCGGCACCACCGGGCGGCCGAAGGCGGAGCTGCACACCCACGCCAACAACCTGTTCTGGATCCAGAGCTTCGAGCAGGGCCAGCAGTTCCCCCGCGACGCACAGTGGATCATCGTCACGCCCATCGCGCATCTGACCGGGCTGGGCCTGGGCGTGCTCTCGGCGCTGCGCCGTGGAGCGGCGTTCACGCTGCTGACCGGCTGGGACGTGGGCAGGTGCGTCGAGCTCCTCGAACGCGACAAGCCGACCTACCTGCTCGGGGCGGCGCCGATGCTCATCGACCTCGCCCGCTTCCCCGACCTCGGCTCCCGCGAGGTGCGGAGCCTGCGCGGCATCTGCTACGCGGGCGCCCCCTGTCCGGCCGAGACCCTCAACGCGCTCAACGCCCAGCTGGGTGCCGAGATCGCCGCGTTCTACGGCTACACCGAGGCCGGCGTCACCTTCATGACCCGGCCCGGCGACCCGATCTCGGTCACCAGCCGCAGCATCGGCTCGGTGCTCGACGGGGTCGAGATGCGACTGGTCGACGACGAGGGCGACGACGTCGAGCCGCCCGGCGAGGGCGAGCTCTGGTCGCGCGGGCCGAACTTCGTGGTGGGCTACTACGGCCAGCCGGAGACGACCGCGCGGATGTTCGACGCCGACGGCTGGTTCCGTTCCGCCGACATCGTCCGCATCGACACCGACGGCTACGGCTACTTCGTGTCGCGCCGCGACGACCTGATCAACCGGGGCGGGTACAAGATCGACCCGCGGGAGATCGAGGAGCTGCTCTACACCCACCCCCGGGTCGGCCAGGCCGCGGTGGTCGCCATGCCCGACGAGCGGCTCGGTCAGCGGGCCGCCGTCTTCGTCGTCCCCGCGACCCCGGGCGACGAGGTCGCACTGGCCGATCTGACCACCTTCCTCGAGGAGAAGGGGTTGAGCCGCACCAAGTGGCCGGAGGCCGTGGAGCTGGTCGAGTCCTTCCCGATGACCAGCACCGGCAAGTTCATGCGGTACTCGCTGCGCGAACGGGCCGAGCAGCTGCGTCCGCAGCGATGA
- a CDS encoding AMP-binding protein — protein MANNLGYTVTCCPDPSRLAAALAECRPTIFLAVPRVWEKLKAAVEAQVAAAPPEFRAAFDDAMDAHLARVRAEQAGTALDEATARRAAAGEAAVLAPLRAKLGLDAAEVRLVGAAPTPMPVHQFFAALGLMMAEVWGMSELSPIATWNPPGRIKLGTCGTALPGVEVRLAEDGEVLVRGPIVMRGYRNQPEKTAEAVDEQGFMHSGDVGRIDAEGYLTIIDRKKELIINSGGKNMSPANTRQRSSPAAR, from the coding sequence CTGGCCAACAACCTCGGCTACACCGTCACCTGCTGTCCGGACCCGTCCCGGCTGGCCGCGGCCCTCGCCGAGTGCCGGCCGACGATCTTCCTCGCGGTGCCCCGGGTGTGGGAGAAGCTCAAGGCCGCGGTAGAGGCGCAGGTCGCGGCCGCCCCGCCGGAGTTCCGGGCCGCCTTCGACGACGCGATGGACGCCCACCTCGCACGGGTACGGGCCGAGCAGGCCGGCACCGCGCTCGACGAGGCGACCGCGCGCCGGGCCGCCGCGGGGGAGGCGGCGGTGCTGGCCCCGCTGCGCGCCAAGCTCGGCCTCGACGCGGCCGAGGTCCGGCTGGTCGGCGCCGCGCCCACGCCGATGCCGGTACACCAGTTCTTCGCCGCACTCGGGTTGATGATGGCCGAGGTATGGGGCATGTCCGAGCTCTCGCCGATCGCCACCTGGAACCCGCCGGGAAGGATCAAACTGGGCACCTGCGGCACGGCGCTCCCGGGGGTGGAGGTGCGGCTCGCCGAGGACGGGGAGGTGCTCGTCCGGGGCCCGATCGTGATGCGCGGCTACCGCAACCAGCCGGAGAAGACCGCCGAGGCCGTGGACGAGCAGGGCTTCATGCACTCCGGCGACGTCGGCCGGATCGACGCCGAGGGCTACCTCACGATCATCGACCGCAAGAAGGAGCTGATCATCAACAGCGGCGGCAAGAACATGTCGCCCGCCAACACGAGGCAGCGCTCAAGTCCGGCAGCCCGCTGA
- a CDS encoding acyl-CoA dehydrogenase family protein: MDHRIDDETAVLRAALLEFLRERMPDPGAEPGPAARLDAWRELVESEWLEHFSSADRADPAVRVAALHVAEAFGAAPVTGPVDVVAGYLLPLALTTAWTAGLDRLRDGSLVTALVPGIDASGPDAVPRRRAVRPAAAPDAHGIRVSGVLPRVACAAGAAAVVVAVQLDGRPALAIVELDRAGVIVGEPSGVDLRRPVADVTLDAVAVDAASIHAPPDLLEREDACAAGHSLFLDAEAVGGGTEVIARTVAYCTDRVQFGRPIGSFQAVRHRLADVTVQVEGARSLAYRAAWDLAAAERDAPADVVASRLWSSRAYLAAGEAAVQCHGGAGFTWEQGVHVFHRAALAGRGGADLAAARGALAAHLRALADPTPGAGRAAEPVGATGGAHR, encoded by the coding sequence ATGGACCACCGGATCGACGACGAGACGGCGGTGCTGCGCGCGGCGCTGCTGGAGTTCCTGCGCGAGCGGATGCCCGACCCCGGTGCGGAACCCGGGCCGGCGGCGCGGCTGGACGCCTGGCGGGAGCTGGTCGAATCGGAGTGGCTGGAGCACTTCTCCTCCGCGGACCGGGCCGACCCGGCCGTGCGGGTCGCGGCGCTGCACGTGGCGGAGGCCTTCGGAGCGGCGCCGGTCACCGGGCCGGTCGACGTGGTCGCCGGCTACCTGCTGCCGCTGGCCCTGACTACCGCCTGGACCGCCGGGCTCGACCGGCTGCGCGACGGGTCGCTGGTCACCGCGCTCGTCCCCGGCATCGACGCGTCCGGCCCGGACGCCGTCCCGCGCCGCCGGGCCGTCCGGCCGGCCGCGGCGCCCGACGCGCACGGGATACGGGTCAGCGGCGTGCTGCCGCGGGTGGCCTGCGCCGCGGGCGCCGCGGCGGTCGTCGTCGCGGTGCAGCTCGACGGGCGTCCCGCGCTGGCGATCGTCGAGCTCGACCGGGCCGGCGTGATTGTCGGTGAGCCGTCCGGTGTGGACCTGCGCCGGCCGGTGGCCGACGTGACCCTCGACGCCGTCGCGGTCGACGCCGCCTCGATCCACGCCCCTCCCGACCTGCTCGAGCGCGAGGACGCCTGCGCGGCCGGGCACAGCCTGTTCCTCGACGCCGAGGCCGTCGGCGGCGGCACGGAGGTGATCGCCCGCACCGTGGCCTACTGCACCGACCGGGTCCAGTTCGGACGCCCGATCGGTTCCTTCCAAGCCGTCCGGCACCGGCTGGCCGACGTGACCGTGCAGGTCGAGGGCGCCCGCTCGCTCGCCTACCGGGCGGCGTGGGACCTCGCCGCGGCCGAGCGCGACGCGCCCGCCGACGTGGTCGCCAGCCGGTTGTGGTCGTCGCGCGCCTACCTCGCGGCCGGCGAGGCGGCGGTGCAGTGCCACGGCGGCGCGGGCTTCACGTGGGAGCAGGGCGTGCACGTATTCCACCGCGCCGCCCTCGCCGGGCGCGGCGGGGCCGACCTCGCCGCGGCCCGTGGCGCGCTCGCGGCACACCTGCGGGCGCTCGCCGACCCGACCCCGGGCGCCGGGCGCGCGGCCGAACCCGTCGGGGCGACGGGAGGGGCGCACCGATGA